GTTCGGCGGATTGTTCCAGGCTGAGAATATTGGCTTCGTGTTCGCTTTCCAAGTATTAACTGTTGTTATTTTCTTTTCATCTTTAATTTCAGTTCTTTATTATCTTGGAATCATGCAAGTGATCATCAAGATCCTTGGCGGAGCGCTTTCTAAATTACTGGGAACGAGCAAGGCAGAATCACTATCAGCTGCAGCCAACATTTTCGTAGGCCAGACAGAAGCACCGCTTGTTGTTAAGCCTTACATCGCGAAAATGACTCAATCAGAGCTTTTTGCAATCATGGTCGGGGGCTTGGCTTCTGTAGCAGGTTCTGTTTTGATAGGTTACTCATTATTAGGTGTTCCATTGGAATACTTGCTTGCGGCAAGCTTCATGGCTGCTCCAGCAGGTTTGGTACTTGCTAAAATCATGATTCCGGAAACAGAGAAGTCAGAGTCAACTGATGAACTCAAGATGGAAAAAGACACAGAATCAGCAAACGTAATTGATGCCGCAGCTAGAGGTGCAAGCACAGGTCTTCAGTTAGCGTTGAATATTGGTGCAATGTTGCTTGCATTCATCGCATTGATTGCCTTGATCAACGGAATTATTGGATTCATTGCAGGATTTTTCGGAGCCGATAACCTGACTCTTGAAGTAATCCTTGGCTATGTATTCGCTCCACTTGCATTCGCTATCGGTGTTCCTTGGGATGAAGCAGTAAAGGCTGGCGGATTCATCGGTCAAAAGTTAATCCTGAATGAGTTTGTAGCCTATTCTTCATTCGGACCACAAATCGAACAATTATCTGCTAAAACAGTAGCAATCATCAGTTTTGCACTTTGCGGATTCGCAAACGTCTCATCCATGGGAATCCTGCTTGGCGGACTTGGAAGCCTCGCTCCGAATCGCCGTGCTGACATCGCGAGAATGGGTGTAAGATCGATCATTGCTGGTATGCTTGCGTCATTATTGAGCGCTGCTATGGCAGGTATGCTTCTATAAAATGAGGAAAAGAGAGGGACTTGCTCCTTCTCTTTTTTTGCTTTGAGTTATAATAGAGTAAATTGAACGGAAAGCTGTGATGATGAATGTGTGTTTGATTTTATTTGCCTACAATGCACATCCAAAGTATAAGCTGATCGTTGCCGCTAACAGGGATGAAGCATATGCTCGGGAAACCGCGCCAGCTCACTTTTGGGAAGAAACACCTGAACTGCTTGCAGGCCGTGATCTTGAAAAAATGGGAACATGGATGGGCGTGACTGCTTCAGGCAGGTTTGCCGCCCTGACAAATTATCGTGATCCAGGTGAACAAACCGCTGGAAAAAAAACACGTGGGGAGCTTGTGGCGGATTTTTTAAAAGGGACAGACAATCCGCGTCCGTATTTACTGGAGCTGACCAATCGCCATCATGAATATCCGGGTTATAATCTTTTGGCAGGGAATACGGAAGAGCTCTATTATTATTCCAACCGCGGAGGCCCGCTGCAAAAGGTGGAACCAGGTGTCCATGGGGTCAGCAACCACTTGCTTAATACTGACTGGCCAAAGGTAGAACGCGGAAAAGCAGGACTTGCCAGCATCATTTCAAAAGAACAGCCTGATCTGGTTAACATGTTATTTGAGCATTTGGAAAATACGGACCCTGCTCCGGATCACTTGCTGCCATCGACGGGGGTGTCGCTGGAATGGGAACGACTACTGTCTTCGATGTTCATAAAAAGTGAAGGATACGGGACGAGAAGCTCGACCGTCATATTAATGAACGAGAGCGAAATCCATTTTCATGAACGTGTTCATACAAATAACCAGAGTTCGACCCAGCAATTTACAATCACACTTGAAAAATAATCAGACAACCACGTTTGCGGTTGTCTGGTTTTTATTTAGGCTAAGTTAAGAGAGGCTGTTTTATATTCCAACCTTAAGTTCTCAATGATTGTACGGACAGGTAATATGTCTTTTATTTCACTTACTCTGGCACCAGCGAATACCAGGCCATTTTCTACATCGCCGTCCTTGGATGTGAGCAGAGAGTCCAGTGTGCAAAATTGATAGGAGCAATTTTTCAGGCAATCCCTGCATTTTTTGATTCTGAGTTTATCTGAGGTGGTGATTAGCTTGGTGAAATGATTGGCTATGGCACGCCCCTGCAAACCTACTGTTGTTTTCACCAGCAGTGTGTCTTTTTCAGTGGCTGAAACGTATTTATCCTTGAAACTTTGCGGAGCGTCACATTCCTCACTGGCAACAAACCTTGTGCCCATTTGGACGCCAGAAGCTCCAAGGGACAAAGCCTTCGCGATATCAGCGCCCGTCATGATACCACCGGCAGCGATCACCGGGATGGACACAGACTCAACAATATCAGGAAGAATCTCAAAAAGGGGCTTATCAGTCCCAAGATGCCCTCCTGCCTCGAATCCTTCCACTACCACAGCAGCAGCACCCAGGCGTTCGGAAATTCTGGCTAGTTTGGCAGAGGAAACAATTGAAATGACTGGGATGTTCGCTTGCTTCCCCCAGGAATACATATCCCTTGAGATTCCCGCTCCAGAAATAATGAAATCAACTTTTTCATTTAAAGCTGCTTTCATTTTTTCTGCAAAATCATTCATCGCAAACAATACGTTTACACCAATGTACCCATTACCCTGTGTCAGCTCCCTGGCTTTCCGGATATGCATCACCATCTCTTCAACCGAGATCCCTGTTCCGGATATGATGCCAATTCCGCCAGCATTGGCAACCGCTGATGCCAAACCGCTAAGCGAGATACCGACCCCCATTCCACCTTGCATAATTGGGACACTTGGTGCCATATGGCCAATTTTAAGCTTTGGGAAATCCATACTAAAAACCCCTTTCTGAATTTATTCCTTTGCAGTTTAACATGGAGAGATTTAAAAAGATGTGATTTTTAGCACCTGATACTATATTTAGGTATAAATATTTGGTGATGATTTCTTGGATGAAAAAAGACGCAGAAACTGATTCTGCGTACTCATCCTTGTATAATTATCAGCCCAGTTAATCATTCATTGTTGATTTTAGTGTGGGAATGAAATTCATAAGAAGAAGAATTTTTGGCAGAGGATGCTTTTGATGCAGAGATAAGCGGAAGATTCCCGACTATTATATGTAGATGGTGTTTTTGGAGCAGAAATAAGCGTACATATTCCGGTTAACTCCTATAAATAAGACAAATCAAACGATTTGAATGAAATAGACGGAAAACCGACCCTTATTTTGAAGGAAAATAGGGGTCGGTTCCAATTTAAGCGGAATTTGTCCGTTTATTATTCAAACAGTGAAATCAACATACCGTAATTACAGAGCCTTTTAGAAATCGAAATTATCCGGATCAGGGCCTACTCGCTCATCCTTATTAAG
The window above is part of the Mesobacillus jeotgali genome. Proteins encoded here:
- a CDS encoding NupC/NupG family nucleoside CNT transporter, with protein sequence MNILWGLMGIAVVLGIAFLFSNNKKSINLRTVLGGLAIQFIFAFGVLKWETGKVALEKLSLGVNEIVNYTDAGVQFLFGGLFQAENIGFVFAFQVLTVVIFFSSLISVLYYLGIMQVIIKILGGALSKLLGTSKAESLSAAANIFVGQTEAPLVVKPYIAKMTQSELFAIMVGGLASVAGSVLIGYSLLGVPLEYLLAASFMAAPAGLVLAKIMIPETEKSESTDELKMEKDTESANVIDAAARGASTGLQLALNIGAMLLAFIALIALINGIIGFIAGFFGADNLTLEVILGYVFAPLAFAIGVPWDEAVKAGGFIGQKLILNEFVAYSSFGPQIEQLSAKTVAIISFALCGFANVSSMGILLGGLGSLAPNRRADIARMGVRSIIAGMLASLLSAAMAGMLL
- a CDS encoding NRDE family protein, with amino-acid sequence MMNVCLILFAYNAHPKYKLIVAANRDEAYARETAPAHFWEETPELLAGRDLEKMGTWMGVTASGRFAALTNYRDPGEQTAGKKTRGELVADFLKGTDNPRPYLLELTNRHHEYPGYNLLAGNTEELYYYSNRGGPLQKVEPGVHGVSNHLLNTDWPKVERGKAGLASIISKEQPDLVNMLFEHLENTDPAPDHLLPSTGVSLEWERLLSSMFIKSEGYGTRSSTVILMNESEIHFHERVHTNNQSSTQQFTITLEK
- a CDS encoding nitronate monooxygenase → MDFPKLKIGHMAPSVPIMQGGMGVGISLSGLASAVANAGGIGIISGTGISVEEMVMHIRKARELTQGNGYIGVNVLFAMNDFAEKMKAALNEKVDFIISGAGISRDMYSWGKQANIPVISIVSSAKLARISERLGAAAVVVEGFEAGGHLGTDKPLFEILPDIVESVSIPVIAAGGIMTGADIAKALSLGASGVQMGTRFVASEECDAPQSFKDKYVSATEKDTLLVKTTVGLQGRAIANHFTKLITTSDKLRIKKCRDCLKNCSYQFCTLDSLLTSKDGDVENGLVFAGARVSEIKDILPVRTIIENLRLEYKTASLNLA